One genomic window of Eptesicus fuscus isolate TK198812 chromosome 6, DD_ASM_mEF_20220401, whole genome shotgun sequence includes the following:
- the MPND gene encoding MPN domain-containing protein, translating into MAEAPPELGRSRITCREERTSGARGWSSHGSLSLPAAPEPLSPAGGAGEEAPDEDEEEAEAEDPERPAGASGTRSGGGGGGGGGGGGAGAGGGGGPGGALPRRAVTLRVLLKDAQLEPGAGVLSIYYLGKKFMGDLQPDGRIVWQETGQVFNSPSAWATHCKKLVNPAKKSGCGWASVKYKGQKLDKYKAAWLRRHQLHVPAAVADESPASEGEEEELLMEEEEEEVLAGVSAEDKSRRPPAKGPSEPAHPEATPLGKRVENKIRVPVRYCMLGSRDSARNPHTLVEVTSFAAINKFQPFNVAISSNVLFLLDFHSHLTRSEVVGYLGGRWDINSQMLTVLRAFPCRSRLGDVDTGATMEEEIYQSLLLRGLSLVGWYHSHPHSPALPSLQDIDTQMDYQLRLQGSSNGFQPCLALLCSPYYSGNQGPESKISPFWVMPPPEQRPSDYGIPMDVEMAYVQDSFLTNDILHEMMLLVEFYKGAPDLVRFQEPWNQEHTYLDKLKISLASRMPKDQGLCHVLEQVYSVLKQGN; encoded by the exons ATGGCTGAGGCGCCCCCCGAATTGGGGCGGAGCCGCATCACGTGTCGGGAAGAAAGAACTAGCGGGGCGCGGGGTTGGAGCAGCCATGGCAG CCTGTCGCTGCCCGCAGCTCCGGAGCCGCTGTCcccggcgggcggcgcgggcgaGGAGGCGCCGGATGAGGacgaggaggaggcggaggccgaAGACCCCGAGCGGCCGGCGGGAGCGAGCGGAACGCGCAGCGgtggcggaggcggcggcggcggcggcggcggcggggcgggagcAGGGGGCGGTGGCGGGCCGGGGGGCGCGCTCCCCAGGCGCGCGGTCACCCTGCGGGTGCTCCTCAAAGACGCGCAGCTGGAGCCGGGCGCCGGGGTGCTGTCTATCTACTACTTG GGGAAGAAGTTCATGGGGGACCTGCAGCCAGACGGGAGGATCGTGTGGCAGGAAACAGGGCAGGTGTTCAACTCACCCAGTGCCTGGGCCACCCACTGCAAGAAGCTGGTGAACCCGGCCAAGAAGTCGGGTTGTGGCTGGGCCTCCGTCAAGTACAAGGGCCAGAAACTGGACAAGTACAAGGCCGCCTGGCTCAGGCGACACCAGCTCCACGTGCCTGCAGCTGTCGCCGATGAG agcccagccagtgaaggggaggaggaggagctgctgatggaggaagaggaggaggaggttctGGCAGGGGTCTCAGCAGAGGACAAAAGTCGAAGACCACCTGCAAAGGGCCCCTCAGAGCCTGCCCATCCTG aggccacgcccctggggaAGCGAGTGGAAAACAAGATCCGGGTGCCAGTGCGATACTGCATGTTGGGCAGTCGCGACTCTGCCAG GAACCCCCATACCCTGGTGGAAGTAACATCCTTCGCAGCCATCAACAAGTTCCAGCCGTTCAATGTGGCCATCTCCAGCAACGTGCTGTTCCTGCTG GACTTCCACAGCCACTTAACTCGCAGCGAGGTCGTGGGGTACCTGGGGGGCCGCTGGGACATCAACAGCCAGA TGCTCACGGTGCTGAGAGCCTTTCCCTGTCGCAGCCGGTTGGGGGACGTGGATACCGGGGCCACTATGGAAGAGGAG ATCTATCAGAGCCTGCTTCTGCGGGGCCTGTCCCTGGTGGGCTGGTACCACAGCCACCCACACAGCCCGGCGCTGCCGTCGCTGCAGGACATTGACACGCAGATGGACTACCAGCTGCGGCTGCAGGGCTCCAGCAATGGCTTCCAGCCCTGCCTCGCCCTGCTCTGCT CCCCTTACTACTCTGGCAACCAGGGTCCAGAGTCCAAGATCTCCCCGTTCTGGGTGATGCCACCCCCTGAG CAAAGGCCCAGTGACTACGGTATCCCCATGGACGTGGAGATGGCTTATGTCCAGGACAGCTTCCTGACTAATGACATCCTCCATGAGATG ATGCTGCTGGTGGAGTTCTACAAGGGCGCCCCGGACCTGGTGAGATTCCAGGAACCCTGGAACCAGGAGCACACCTACCTTGACAAGCTCAAG ATCTCCCTGGCCAGCAGGATGCCCAAGGACCAGGGCCTGTGCCATGTGCTGGAGCAGGTGTACAGCGTCCTTAAGCAAGGGAACTGA